The segment CTCCACTATAGAGCAAGTGATGTCAGCAATGACTGCTTCACCTGAGGGGAGCGGCgtgctgtggctgcagctgtaCATATATAAAGACCGGGAGCTCACACTGTCATTGGTGCGCCGTGCTGAGGAGGCAGGTTATAAGGCTATCTTTGTTACTGTGGATACACCGTATCTGGGGAGGAGAAGAGACGACATGCGTAACCACTTCAAACTGCCCCCACATCTTAGGTAAAGAATCAACAACACCAGCAGCAACATCGACCAACACATCACCACAGAGGCTACAACAGCtcttcattgtgtgtgtgtgtgtgtgtgtgtgtgtgggtgggtgtgggtgtgtgggtcCTCAGTATGTCTAATTTCTCTACAGCATCTCTGGCTTTCTCTGAGCATAACTATGGAAATGACAGTGGTTTGGCAGTTTATGTTGCCAAAGCCATTGACCCCACTCTCTGCTGGGACGACATCAGCTGGCTAAAGCAACACACATGTCTACCCTTGATTGTGAAGGGAGTTCTAAATggtacacacaaaaagaaaccaaaatggATCTTGACTTGTAATTTATTACTTGAAACATGTAGTCTTCTATCTGtaactgtgtgggtgtgtgtcatCAGGTGAGGATGCTCTCCAGGCTGTGAACTATGGTGTCAATGGCATCCTGGTGTCCAATCATGGAGCTCGGCAACTGGATGGGGTTCCTgctacagtgtgtgtcttttaacGCTGTATCTATAATGTATATatacttatttatatatacatatttaggAATGAATTACTACTGAGCAAAATGGCCATAGCACATCAGGATGTTTtgatgagaaacaaaacagggagTCTAGATACAGTAAACCaactgctgaagctgctgacaCTAAGAAAAATGTAGAATACCAGCAAATGTTCTTTGTATTAAAATATGGTATGGTAATATAAGTATGCATGTCTTCATAGCTGGATGTGTTAGAGGAAGTGGTGATGGCAGTGCAGGGTTGCTGTGACATCTATCTGGATGGAGGAGTGAGACGAGGGACAGACATCCTGAAGGCGTTAGCTCTGGGAGCCAAGGCTGTCTTCATTGGTCGACCTGTGCTGTGGGGCCTCGCATGTCAGGTGAAGAACCTCACTCAACATTCAAGatatttatttgtcacatgcAAATGATCACAATGGTAGTGAAATGAATAATACAGGTTCAGGCAACACAGGGGTTTGTGAGTATTAACCCTGATGCCAAACACTGAGAGCTGCACTTTCAATTAGAAAAACCTTTGTCATATGCAAttaaacacactgtgtgttttcagggggAACAAGGAGTTGTTGAACTCCTTGAACTTCTCAAAGAGGAGCTATGCCTGGCTATGGCACTGTCAggtacacatttaaatgttcatCTGTTAATTCCCTCAGACCCATTCTCTTGTGTTTATAAGTGTgtatgcgtatgtgtgtgtgtgcgcaggttGTCGCTCCGTCTCTGAGGTGAACAGGTCTCTCGTCAGAAGAGTGGACTTTACCTCCAGGATGTGACAGAAGAATCTGATACAGAAATTGATCATCATAGATTCCTGATTGATCACGAGCTGAATTCATCCAATAGTGTGTTGgctattttttccttttagtttcTACTCAGAATGTGCTGACAGCTGTTTATGTCCTTGTGTGTCACCAAAAACTTGGTCATGAGTTGCATTGTTGAGTATCAAAAAAGATGTCTGTATTCCCCTTGATAAATACTGACGTTTTACAACATGACTTCTACATTACTTTTAGTCACCTCCTTCCTAACTTGTCCTCTTGGACCTTAATTAAAACCTGTGCTGTAAAGGATTGTTGCCTTAGCCTGTCACTTGAGTGAATTGGAAACCTGGCTCACAAGCTGTAGGTCTGAACCCATTTGCTCATCAGGTTGCAGTCTGACTGCATGGACATCAGAAGGTGTTGATGACAGCTTTGGTCTATGATCAGTTGGTTACTCATGCATGAAAAATAAGAGATACTTTTTATGTAACTTTTGTGTCAGGTTTATCACATGCcttcattaaatatgtaaaagtaCCTAAAACTTAATTCCACCaccaagacaaataaaaatataaacacaccaGTAAATAGCAGTATTTCCAAATAACAACACTTAAAGTTTTATCCTGAGCCTCGAACACTGGACCAGCTCCAAACTTTCTACAGGGTTCCTGAGGGAGTTGGCCCAACCAGACCACatgttttgtggacttggagaagaCATTTGACATCTGTATTCTTTGGGAGATCCGGAACAAGGTGGTTTGTCCTCTCCAGTTCAGAGGACACTGCTGTCATCTTCACATTTGACTCTGGGGTCAATCTGCCACCGGAAATATCTACCTAAAGAAAATTAATTGTTGAGAAAGTTTTTGTATCAGGCACATTGTTTATTcattgaatacataaataaacccttgataatgaaaccttTTAGCAAATTTACTCTAGCGCTACTATCAGGCCAAACATTTGAATTAGAATGGATGCATCCCTTCatcaaaaatctttttaaatttacTGACCACATTAATGACTGCAAAAGGATTAGCCCTCTTGGTTTTGGTGACCCAATGACCTTTAATTTActtatttctattgttttttttttttttgtatcaagTTTTTTAGGTTACCTATTTGGATATGGAGACCCAttatgttcattgtgttcaggtgctgcaactctaaagcacatcttgtccagttgtaaggttagtctctcacaaggccgatatacgtggcgacataaccaggttttaaaaagcttagctgcaggcattgaagatatacggaggcaggcaattttaggagggtcCAAGACAAAGAGAGCTGCAAtagtttgttcaggaaggacggaaagttaataagataataaggaagcaaggcagcttagaggatgcaAGTGACTaggagatgcaggtagatttagaagaaaagcttgttgttccccaagaaatagcctgcacaaagctaaggcctgatataattttgtggtctaggagtagaaagaaagtatatttcatagagctgactgtgccgtgggaggattcaggaTTcagaagcatatgaaaggaaaaagctattcagatctaggtaaggatgctgagcagcgaggatggaaggttagaatttgtccagtggaagtaggatgtagagggtttgtagcaagatctgctgttgctttgttgaaggagttatGAGGAtggggacagagggtgaggaaaacagtgaaggaaatgtcagatgag is part of the Echeneis naucrates chromosome 8, fEcheNa1.1, whole genome shotgun sequence genome and harbors:
- the hao1 gene encoding 2-Hydroxyacid oxidase 1, which encodes MAMSGHRVCVSDFEEEARKILPKAVYDYYRSGADEQKTLADNVAAFNRWYLVPRVLRNVSSVDLSVTVLGERLSMPLCVAATAMQRMAHPEGETATARACQAMGTGMMLSSWATSTIEQVMSAMTASPEGSGVLWLQLYIYKDRELTLSLVRRAEEAGYKAIFVTVDTPYLGRRRDDMRNHFKLPPHLSMSNFSTASLAFSEHNYGNDSGLAVYVAKAIDPTLCWDDISWLKQHTCLPLIVKGVLNGEDALQAVNYGVNGILVSNHGARQLDGVPATLDVLEEVVMAVQGCCDIYLDGGVRRGTDILKALALGAKAVFIGRPVLWGLACQGEQGVVELLELLKEELCLAMALSGCRSVSEVNRSLVRRVDFTSRM